One genomic region from Proteus vulgaris encodes:
- the sstT gene encoding serine/threonine transporter SstT, which produces MDKQQSRVFSLFFKGSLVKQILVGLVAGILLAWLAPEAAKMMSLLGTLFISALKAVAPILVWVLVMASIANHRQGQKSNIRPVLILYLLATFFAALTAVVASFMFPSVLTLVVNESQLSPPENIAEVLKGVLINVVANPVDALINGNYMGILAWSIGLGLALRHAKDTTKALTQDLADAVTNVVRVVIRLAPIGIFGLVSSTIATTGFEVLAGYLQVLVVLLGCMLFVALVVNPLIVFWKIRSNPYPLVWACLRESGVTAFFTRSSAANIPVNMAMCRRMNLNEDTYSVSIPLGATINMGGAAITITILTLAAVNTLGMPVDVPTALLLSLVAAICACGASGVAGGSLLLIPLACSMFGISNDIAMQVVAVGVMIGVLQDSAETALNSSTDVLFTATVCIAEDNRISDNPLTEKNNG; this is translated from the coding sequence ATGGATAAACAACAATCCAGAGTCTTCAGCTTGTTCTTTAAGGGAAGCCTCGTCAAACAAATACTCGTTGGTTTAGTCGCAGGGATCTTACTTGCTTGGTTAGCGCCAGAAGCTGCCAAGATGATGAGCTTACTAGGTACCCTGTTTATTAGTGCACTGAAAGCTGTAGCACCTATCTTAGTATGGGTACTGGTTATGGCTTCGATTGCTAATCACCGTCAAGGGCAAAAATCGAATATTCGCCCAGTATTAATTTTATATCTGTTAGCAACGTTCTTTGCTGCGTTAACCGCAGTTGTTGCAAGCTTTATGTTCCCATCCGTTTTAACGCTGGTTGTTAATGAATCACAACTGTCACCACCTGAAAATATTGCTGAAGTGCTTAAAGGCGTATTAATTAATGTGGTCGCAAACCCTGTTGATGCACTTATCAATGGTAACTATATGGGTATTCTAGCGTGGTCTATCGGGCTGGGCTTAGCATTACGCCACGCAAAAGATACTACTAAAGCCTTAACGCAAGATTTAGCTGATGCAGTAACAAACGTAGTACGTGTTGTTATTCGTTTAGCACCTATCGGTATTTTTGGTCTAGTGTCATCAACTATCGCAACAACAGGCTTTGAAGTTCTCGCAGGTTACTTACAAGTTCTTGTGGTACTACTTGGCTGTATGCTGTTTGTTGCTTTAGTCGTGAACCCATTGATTGTATTTTGGAAAATTCGCAGTAATCCATATCCATTAGTGTGGGCATGTCTGCGTGAAAGTGGTGTAACAGCCTTCTTTACACGTAGCTCAGCAGCAAACATTCCTGTGAATATGGCAATGTGTCGTCGTATGAATTTAAACGAAGATACTTATTCTGTTTCAATTCCATTAGGTGCAACCATCAATATGGGTGGTGCGGCGATTACTATCACTATTTTGACATTAGCCGCAGTAAATACACTGGGTATGCCTGTTGATGTACCAACTGCATTGTTATTAAGCCTTGTTGCTGCAATTTGTGCATGTGGTGCATCGGGTGTTGCTGGGGGTTCTTTACTGTTAATTCCACTGGCTTGTAGCATGTTCGGTATTAGCAATGATATCGCTATGCAAGTGGTTGCAGTAGGTGTGATGATTGGTGTATTACAAGATTCAGCAGAAACGGCACTTAACTCATCAACAGACGTTCTCTTTACTGCAACAGTCTGTATTGCTGAAGATAATCGTATTTCAGATAATCCATTAACTGAAAAAAATAATGGGTAA